In the Acinetobacter sp. YWS30-1 genome, CACGGCAGTTTTCACCCTCGATGCCAACCACGTCAGGTGGCAAATTTTCGACATTAACCGCGACGATGCTAAATTTCAGGGAGAAGTGCGTGGGTGAGATAGCCGGTCGTCAGTCATAAAGGGCAGGGTAGTACCGTTGGCCCGGCGTTCGATAGTACCGTCCGGATACTGCCAGATATCGGCGTCCAGGGAGATGTCCTGAAGCGCGGTGTCCGGAATTTCAGGTTTGTGTCTCTACAAAGACTAACTATCAGAAAAACTCATCGAGCATCAAATGAAACTGCAATTTATTCATATCAGGATTATCAATACCATATTTTTGAAAAAGCCGTTTCTGTAATGAAGGAGAAAACTCACCGAGGCAGTTCCATAGGATGGCAAGATCCTGGTATCGGTCTGCGATTCCGACTCGTCCAACATCAATACAACCTATTAATTTCCCCTCGTCAAAAATAAGGTTATCAAGTGAGAAATCACCATGAGTGACGACTGAATCCGGTGAGAATGGCAAAAGCTTATGCATTTCTTTCCAGACTTGTTCAACAGGCCAGCCATTACGCTCGTCATCAAAATCACTAGCATCAACCAAACCGTTATTCATTCGTGATTGCGCCTGAGCGAGACGAAATACGCGATCGCTGTTAAAAGGACAATTACAAACAGGAATCGAATGCAACCGGCGCAGGAACACTGCCAGCGCATCAACAATATTTTCACCTGAATCAGGATATTCTTCTAATACCTGGAATGCTGTTTTCCCGGGGATCGCAGTGGTGAGTAACCATGCATCATCAGGAG is a window encoding:
- a CDS encoding aminoglycoside O-phosphotransferase APH(3')-Ia, with amino-acid sequence MSHIQRETSCSRPRLNSNLDADLYGYRWARDNVGQSGATIYRLYGKPNAPELFLKHGKGSVANDVTDEMVRLNWLTAFMPLPTIKHFIRTPDDAWLLTTAIPGKTAFQVLEEYPDSGENIVDALAVFLRRLHSIPVCNCPFNSDRVFRLAQAQSRMNNGLVDASDFDDERNGWPVEQVWKEMHKLLPFSPDSVVTHGDFSLDNLIFDEGKLIGCIDVGRVGIADRYQDLAILWNCLGEFSPSLQKRLFQKYGIDNPDMNKLQFHLMLDEFF